From a single Rosa rugosa chromosome 7, drRosRugo1.1, whole genome shotgun sequence genomic region:
- the LOC133721515 gene encoding aquaporin TIP1-1-like, which yields MPIRNIAVGRPEEAYNPDALKAALAEFFSTLIFVFAGEGSGMAFNKLTDNGSTTPAGLVAAALAHAFGLFVAVAIAANISGGHVNPAVTFGAFVGGNISLLRGLLYWVAQLLGSTVACLLLKLATNGQTTSAFALSSGVGVWNAFVFEIVMTFGLVYTVYATAVDPKRGNVGTIAPIAIGFIVGANILAGGAFDGASMNPAVSFGPALVSWSWQNHWVYWAGPLIGGGIAGLVYEFFFISHSGHEPLAGSEYA from the exons ATGCCGATCCGGAATATTGCCGTGGGCCGACCCGAGGAAGCTTACAACCCGGACGCCCTCAAGGCCGCGCTTGCCGAGTTCTTCTCCACTCTCATCTTCGTCTTCGCCGGCGAAGGCTCCGGCATGGCCTTCAACAAACTCACCGACAACGGCTCCACCACTCCCGCCGGACTCGTTGCCGCTGCCCTCGCTCACGCCTTTGGTCTTTTTGTCGCCGTCGCAATCGCCGCCAACATCTCGGGCGGACACGTCAACCCCGCCGTCACCTTCGGCGCCTTCGTCGGAGGTAACATCTCTCTCCTACGTGGCCTCCTCTACTGGGTTGCTCAGCTCCTCGGATCCACCGTCGCTTGCTTGCTTCTCAAGTTGGCCACCAACGGCCAG ACCACCTCTGCTTTTGCTCTGTCCTCCGGAGTTGGTGTGTGGAACGCGTTCGTATTCGAGATAGTGATGACGTTCGGGCTGGTGTACACCGTCTACGCCACCGCCGTTGACCCCAAGAGGGGGAACGTGGGAACAATCGCGCCCATCGCGATTGGTTTCATCGTTGGCGCCAATATTTTGGCGGGTGGGGCATTCGACGGAGCCTCCATGAACCCGGCCGTGTCTTTCGGACCGGCTTTGGTGAGCTGGAGCTGGCAGAACCACTGGGTCTACTGGGCCGGACCTTTGATCGGCGGCGGTATCGCCGGGCTTGTTTATGAGTTCTTCTTCATCAGCCACAGCGGCCACGAGCCACTGGCCGGCAGTGAATACgcctag
- the LOC133722884 gene encoding uncharacterized protein LOC133722884 — MVWHSEKRPRDGVLRHPADSLAWKELDKIDNNFGSDGRNVRLGLASDGFNPFGPKSPGNDIDVYLQPLIDELKMLWAEGVPTYDAFKKEVFQMRVALLWSPYCLHQYLSNSLYLCYLSVLPAHLLVYLLHILNIQSVAQEISHGKEPDRWELFKLTHQRKGSQEPIDVASAKPIADFEEAEQKRLSMNVDITAPEIREEMYAEVLGKEKGNRVRGVGAGVTWDEVPGIHVEERGVSREVKQLREQLEEQAKKAQEKEAHMMEELQSKMVEQTKRMEQMFEVRCVEMALQKRGEMFKQCGISVDTQEDVMQMMSQFARDTSQRPSTVAFSPDDDVYRPTMPFDCPNMQID, encoded by the exons ATGGTTTGGCATTCTGAAAAGAGACCACGAGATGGGGTTCTACGTCATCCAGCCGATTCTCTTGCTTGGAAAGAATTAGACAAAATTGACAATAATTTTGGCTCTGATGGTCGAAATGTTCGTTTGGGTCTAGCCAGTGACGGATTCAACCCTTTCG GCCCTAAAAGTCCCGGAAATGACATAGATGTGTATCTACAGCCTTTGATAGATGAATTGAAAATGCTATGGGCAGAAGGGGTTCCTACATATGACGCGTTTAAAAAAGAGGTTTTTCAGATGAGAGTTGCATTATTGTGGA GTCCATATTGCCTACATCAGTATCTTTCTAACTCTTTGTATCTTTGTTACCTCTCTGTTTTACCTGCCCACCTTCTTGTGTATCTACTACATATTTTAAATATACAATCTGTTGCACAGGAAATTTCTCATGGTAAAGAGCCAGATAGGTGGGAGCTATTTAAATTAACACATCAAAGGAAAGGGTCCCAAGAACCGATCGATGTGGCATCTGCAAAGCCAATT GCGGATTTTGAAGAGGCTGAACAAAAGAGGCTAAGCATGAATGTTGACATCACTGCTCCAGAAATCCGTGAAGAAATGTATGCTGAAGTTCTTGGTAAGGAGAAGGGGAACAGAGTGAGGGGTGTTGGAGCAGGCGTTACTTGGGATGAAGTCCCTGGAATCCATGTTGAAGAGCGAGGAGTATCAAGAGAAGTGAAACAGTTGCGAGAGCAATTGGAAGAGCAAGCGAAAAAGGCACAAGAGAAAGAAGCACACATGATGGAGGAACTACAAAGCAAAATGGTTGAGCAAACAAAACGGATGGAACAAATGTTTGAAGTGAGGTGCGTAGAGATGGCACTCCAAAAAAGGGGAGAGATGTTTAAACAATGCGGAATATCAGTGGATACACAAGAAGATGTCATGCAAATGATGTCTCAGTTTGCTCGTGACACGTCTCAAAGGCCATCGACTGTTGCTTTTTCACCAGATGATGATGTCTACCGTCCCACAATGCCATTTGATTGCCCCAATATGCAAATTGATTAA
- the LOC133721902 gene encoding uncharacterized protein LOC133721902: MDLEPGTMDSVRSGHCGQIFRPDNFVFGQSGAGNNRANRQYTEGAEFDLFGSRCGAKGGGELWLLQVCRKMTFWFQRITGVSLCRGIGSMWLKTDLEIVVESDAESLSSRLSTEAELN, translated from the exons ATGGATCTGGAGCCTGGGACCATGGACAGCGTCAGATCTGGACACTGCGGTCAGATCTTCCGCCCCGATAATTTTGTCTTCGGTCAGTCTGGTGCTGGAAACAACCGGGCAAATCGTCAGTACACCGAGGGGGCTGAGTTTGATCTATTTGGTTCTCGATGTGGTGCGAAAGGAGGCGGAGAACTGTGGCTGTTGCAAG TTTGTAGGAAGATGACATTTTGGTTTCAAAGAATCACTGGAGTTAGCTTGTGCAGAGGTATTGGAAGCATGTGGTTGAAAACAGACTTAGAAA TTGTGGTGGAATCAGATGCAGAAAGCTTAAGTTCAAGGCTGTCTACAGAGGCAGAATTAAATTAA